A genomic stretch from Chloroflexota bacterium includes:
- a CDS encoding PAS domain S-box protein produces MDTRTGAALLASDRTEVVDAWRAELTALGYAPCLQAATGAEALALADQYRPALTLIDRRLGGAIDARTVALRIRAEIDGPALVIQPDGLPDDTPDPDTLSGPLAGQALKLAIALAGRDQEAARLRREVHDLHEQHGIYRLISDTSAELIAVVDRDGHRIYNSPSYQTVLGYSPDDLKGSWAFEQIHPDDRPKVMQAAQAAAESGIGRQLEYRIRHQRGDWRTIRSASTAIRGPSGEISHLVISAHDVTDEKRLEAEMRTRDRRLVDVVDRASDIIYQTDEFGRFAFYNHVVTDLLGYDLRELMGRHYLDVVHPAFRREAQNHYRRQFAHRVPSTYLEFIIQAKDGREVWVGQNVQLLTEGERIVGFQAVARDITERKHAEAMLHQTLRESQVRQSLLFQQTPLAAIEWSPALEIIDWNPAAERLFGYGRNEMLGRPAAGLIASDPRDLTEQVTRTLKTGGFVATMQNRTRDGRSLICEWHHTPLIDDSGRVLGVASLALDTTEQRQAEVAVRSQSRFLEALRETTIALINQRGQAETLSVLVERAAALAATAHVCVVWPEGAGRPMALQSGSGTFAGGLLPAAVQSAIGAAWESRSTVIAAWRPPGVAAASETEADTATFAAVPLALGARIIGVLGIGYDDARALTPIDVSHLEQFVEVGAIALENERLYDSATRELSEREQLERRLHELLARRGRQAEQSAAVAGSIAQVLGSAADLDGLYRQAAALVVSHFGYDQVRIYRWSRAADRPWLVAEATVGHPLASTVDSKPADGIVLQAAITGRSVLAEPGARGESSGELAVPIRLGADVIGVLDIGHAGDRLSVDDQLSMEGLSSLIAVAAESMQLFQQVSGSLEASARMNTARSFADILETLGGHTELGRNAARIAILYFNEPWTAEVVPEFALSVASRPERLLACGADAIPVRSTSLQWLFADDEPIVIEDTETDLRIDDRSREGVIRVPGARTVVSVPLITAGQRIGMIMLHLAAPTSVTDDALRQFVALARQAAAATANLQLVSELEERIQARTTQLSVANTQLTAQNSFMSALHETALGLMNRLDLSELLESIVARAASLSHTSHAFMFQLDAGGESMTMVVGTGFFRQRNGDVIRPGQGAAGAAWQNGERLALNDYAQWPGRFADPVFDQLSSLLAVPLKSGRKVLGVLGLGHTAAEPVFSDLEVDQVIQFAELASIALDNAQLFFAAQEEVIERTRAEERMRQQNEFLSALNETALALIAQRDTTEILRTLLARANALFQAPGGFIHLLDRDGQAMRLTVGTGLAGRLSSGPIERGSGLAGAVWETGRPLVLDDYRTWHRRPDGDQSDFIRAVAAVPLTSGGEVIGVLGVAHEKGGRYFTFDDVHALEQFAQMASIALYNARLIAEAQAGRDAALDAARLKSEFLANMSHEIRTPMNAVIGMTGLLANTVLEAHQRHYVESIRNASDTLLTIINDILDLSKMEAGKMRLENIEFEPLIALEEAAELLAPRAREKNLALLTFTAPDVPTSLRGDPVRLRQVLINLIGNAVKFTERGEVVVTAEIAQQDNNQITLRFAVQDTGVGIAAAALPRLFEPFTQADGSTTRRFGGTGLGLSIVKRLAELMGGTIEVTSAEGAGSTFSFTARFERVALAAPVGALPADLARLHVLAVDDSDASRSILRRYIESWGMACDEAAGAEHALADMRAAVAARNPYDVAIVDLVMAGADGFRFAQRVRDDEALRRTKLILLTAFDEHGLGERALGIGFAAYLTKPIKQSFLFDAIARAMHELTGSASRAGDAATAATRAESTAPARFAPGTAVLVAEDHPVNQEVAVLQLRHLGITAHVVGNGREAVAGVANHTYGLVLMDCQMPDMDGYEAARAIRRAEAATGAHLPIIAMTAHAMQGDRELCQAAGMDDYIAKPVTLEKLQAVLSVWLPAATAARPAAAGASAAEPAGELPSVDVKVIADLKEMSAGDASFIRRLITAYLAQTEELLPAIRQAIARGDAEALRQSAHKLKGGSASLGVKALAARCLELENLGRAGLTDGAGALAAQAATEYARAKAALEHAMSEE; encoded by the coding sequence ATGGACACCCGAACCGGCGCCGCACTGCTGGCCAGCGACCGCACCGAAGTCGTTGACGCTTGGCGCGCCGAGCTGACCGCGCTCGGCTACGCCCCCTGCCTGCAGGCAGCGACCGGCGCGGAGGCGCTGGCGCTGGCCGATCAATACCGGCCAGCGCTGACGCTCATCGACCGCCGTCTGGGCGGAGCCATCGACGCCCGCACCGTCGCGCTTCGCATCCGCGCCGAAATCGATGGCCCGGCGCTGGTCATTCAACCCGATGGCCTGCCCGACGACACGCCGGATCCGGATACCCTCAGCGGCCCGCTGGCCGGGCAGGCCCTGAAGCTGGCCATCGCCCTGGCCGGGCGCGACCAGGAAGCCGCCCGCCTGCGCCGCGAGGTGCATGACCTCCACGAGCAGCACGGCATCTACCGCTTGATCTCCGATACCAGCGCCGAACTGATCGCCGTGGTAGACCGCGACGGTCACCGGATTTACAACAGCCCGTCATACCAGACGGTCCTCGGCTACAGCCCCGACGATCTCAAAGGCAGCTGGGCCTTCGAGCAGATACACCCCGACGACCGCCCTAAGGTTATGCAGGCCGCGCAGGCAGCCGCAGAGTCCGGCATCGGACGGCAGCTCGAGTACCGCATCCGCCACCAGCGCGGCGACTGGCGCACGATTCGCTCGGCCTCGACGGCCATTCGCGGCCCGTCCGGCGAGATCTCGCACCTGGTCATCTCCGCGCACGATGTCACTGACGAGAAGCGGCTGGAAGCAGAAATGCGCACGCGCGACCGCCGACTCGTTGACGTGGTTGACCGGGCCAGCGACATCATCTACCAGACCGACGAGTTCGGCCGCTTCGCCTTCTACAATCACGTGGTCACCGACCTGCTGGGCTATGACCTGCGCGAATTGATGGGACGGCATTACCTCGACGTGGTGCATCCGGCCTTCCGACGTGAGGCGCAGAATCACTATCGCCGGCAATTTGCCCATCGGGTGCCATCCACCTACCTGGAGTTCATTATCCAGGCCAAGGACGGGCGCGAGGTCTGGGTCGGCCAGAACGTGCAACTGCTCACCGAAGGCGAGCGCATCGTCGGCTTTCAGGCCGTGGCCCGCGATATCACCGAGCGCAAGCACGCCGAGGCTATGCTGCATCAGACGCTGCGCGAATCGCAGGTGCGCCAGTCGCTGCTGTTCCAGCAGACGCCGCTGGCGGCGATCGAGTGGAGCCCGGCGCTCGAAATCATCGACTGGAACCCGGCCGCCGAGCGGCTCTTCGGCTACGGCCGCAACGAGATGCTCGGCCGGCCCGCGGCCGGCCTGATCGCATCAGACCCGCGCGACCTGACCGAGCAGGTCACGCGCACGCTGAAAACGGGCGGTTTCGTCGCCACCATGCAGAACCGCACCCGCGACGGTCGCTCGCTCATCTGCGAGTGGCATCACACGCCGCTGATTGACGATAGCGGGCGCGTGCTTGGCGTGGCGTCGCTGGCGCTCGATACCACCGAACAGCGCCAGGCGGAGGTCGCCGTCCGCAGCCAGTCCCGATTCCTGGAAGCGCTGCGTGAAACGACCATCGCCCTCATCAATCAGCGCGGGCAGGCCGAAACCCTCAGCGTGCTGGTCGAGCGCGCGGCCGCGCTTGCCGCCACAGCGCACGTCTGCGTCGTGTGGCCGGAAGGCGCCGGCCGGCCGATGGCGCTGCAATCCGGCTCCGGCACATTCGCCGGCGGCCTGTTGCCCGCAGCGGTCCAATCAGCCATTGGCGCGGCCTGGGAATCGCGCAGCACAGTCATTGCCGCATGGCGCCCGCCCGGCGTCGCTGCGGCCAGCGAGACTGAAGCGGACACCGCGACGTTCGCTGCCGTGCCACTGGCGCTCGGTGCGCGCATCATCGGCGTGCTGGGCATCGGCTACGACGATGCGCGCGCGCTCACGCCGATCGACGTTTCGCACCTGGAGCAGTTTGTCGAGGTCGGTGCGATCGCCCTGGAAAACGAGCGGCTGTACGATTCGGCGACCCGCGAGCTTTCCGAGCGCGAGCAGTTGGAGCGCCGCTTGCACGAACTGCTGGCGCGGCGCGGGCGACAAGCCGAGCAGTCGGCCGCCGTGGCCGGCAGCATCGCGCAGGTGCTCGGATCGGCCGCCGATCTGGACGGGCTGTACCGTCAGGCGGCCGCGCTGGTTGTCTCGCATTTCGGTTACGATCAGGTGCGCATCTACCGCTGGTCGCGGGCGGCCGATCGTCCGTGGCTCGTCGCCGAGGCGACCGTGGGACACCCGCTGGCCTCCACCGTCGACAGCAAACCTGCCGACGGCATCGTGCTTCAGGCGGCAATCACCGGGCGCTCGGTGCTGGCCGAACCCGGCGCGCGTGGTGAATCGTCGGGCGAGCTGGCCGTGCCCATCCGGCTGGGCGCTGACGTGATCGGTGTGCTCGATATCGGCCACGCGGGCGATCGGCTCAGCGTGGATGACCAGCTCAGCATGGAAGGCCTGTCCAGCCTGATTGCCGTGGCCGCGGAGAGCATGCAATTGTTCCAACAGGTCAGCGGCAGCCTTGAGGCCAGCGCGCGCATGAACACGGCGCGCTCGTTCGCCGATATCCTGGAGACACTGGGCGGCCACACCGAGTTGGGACGCAACGCAGCCCGCATCGCGATCCTGTACTTCAACGAGCCGTGGACCGCCGAGGTTGTGCCCGAGTTCGCGCTCAGCGTCGCCAGCCGGCCCGAGCGACTGCTCGCCTGTGGCGCCGACGCGATCCCGGTGCGCAGCACGTCGCTTCAGTGGCTGTTCGCCGACGATGAGCCGATCGTCATCGAAGACACGGAGACGGACCTGCGCATCGATGATCGCTCGCGCGAGGGCGTCATACGGGTCCCCGGCGCGCGCACCGTGGTCAGCGTGCCGCTGATTACCGCCGGGCAGCGCATCGGCATGATCATGCTGCACCTGGCCGCGCCGACGAGCGTCACCGACGACGCCCTGCGCCAGTTTGTCGCGCTGGCCCGGCAGGCCGCCGCCGCCACCGCCAACCTGCAGCTGGTATCGGAACTTGAAGAGCGCATCCAGGCGCGCACGACGCAGTTATCAGTCGCCAACACGCAATTGACCGCGCAAAACTCGTTCATGTCGGCCCTGCACGAAACAGCGCTCGGACTGATGAACCGCCTGGACCTTTCGGAACTGCTGGAGAGTATCGTCGCGCGCGCCGCCAGCCTCTCGCACACCTCGCACGCCTTCATGTTTCAACTGGATGCGGGCGGCGAGAGCATGACGATGGTCGTCGGCACCGGTTTCTTCCGCCAGCGCAACGGCGACGTCATACGGCCGGGACAGGGCGCGGCCGGCGCGGCATGGCAGAACGGCGAACGGCTGGCCCTGAACGACTATGCGCAGTGGCCGGGACGGTTCGCGGATCCGGTGTTCGACCAGTTGAGCTCGTTGCTGGCCGTGCCGCTGAAGTCGGGCCGCAAAGTGCTGGGCGTGCTGGGGTTGGGCCACACCGCCGCGGAGCCGGTCTTCAGCGATCTCGAAGTCGACCAGGTCATCCAGTTCGCGGAATTGGCCAGTATCGCGCTGGACAACGCGCAGTTGTTTTTTGCCGCGCAGGAAGAAGTCATCGAGCGCACGCGCGCCGAAGAACGCATGCGCCAGCAGAACGAGTTCCTCAGCGCGCTGAACGAAACCGCGCTGGCGCTGATCGCGCAGCGCGACACGACGGAGATCCTGCGTACTTTGCTTGCGCGCGCCAACGCGCTGTTCCAGGCCCCCGGCGGCTTCATTCACCTGCTCGACCGCGATGGGCAGGCGATGCGCCTGACCGTCGGCACCGGTCTGGCCGGTCGCCTGTCGTCGGGACCGATCGAGCGCGGCAGTGGATTGGCTGGCGCGGTGTGGGAAACAGGCCGGCCGCTCGTGCTCGACGACTACCGCACCTGGCACCGGCGCCCCGACGGCGACCAGAGCGACTTCATCCGCGCGGTGGCGGCCGTCCCGCTGACATCCGGCGGCGAGGTCATCGGCGTGCTCGGCGTGGCGCACGAAAAGGGCGGCCGCTATTTCACCTTTGACGACGTGCACGCGCTGGAGCAGTTCGCGCAGATGGCGTCGATCGCCCTGTACAACGCCCGGCTGATCGCCGAGGCCCAGGCCGGCCGCGATGCGGCGCTCGACGCGGCGCGGCTCAAGAGCGAGTTCCTGGCCAATATGAGCCATGAGATCCGCACGCCGATGAACGCCGTGATCGGCATGACCGGCCTGCTGGCCAACACCGTGCTGGAAGCGCACCAGCGCCACTATGTCGAAAGCATTCGCAACGCCAGCGACACGCTCCTGACGATCATCAACGACATCCTGGACCTGTCGAAGATGGAAGCGGGCAAGATGCGGCTGGAGAACATCGAGTTCGAGCCGCTGATCGCCCTCGAGGAAGCCGCCGAGCTGCTGGCGCCCCGTGCGCGCGAGAAGAACCTTGCGCTGCTGACGTTCACTGCGCCGGATGTGCCGACCTCCCTGCGCGGCGACCCGGTGCGCCTGCGGCAGGTGCTGATCAACCTGATCGGCAACGCCGTCAAGTTTACGGAGCGCGGCGAGGTCGTCGTCACGGCGGAGATTGCGCAGCAGGACAACAACCAGATCACGCTGCGCTTCGCGGTCCAGGATACCGGCGTCGGCATCGCGGCCGCGGCGCTGCCGCGCCTGTTCGAGCCGTTCACACAGGCCGACGGCTCCACGACGCGGCGCTTTGGCGGTACCGGTCTCGGCCTCTCGATTGTCAAACGTCTGGCCGAACTGATGGGCGGAACGATCGAGGTCACGAGCGCGGAAGGCGCCGGCTCGACGTTCTCGTTCACCGCCCGGTTCGAGCGTGTGGCACTGGCGGCGCCGGTCGGCGCGCTGCCGGCCGACCTGGCGCGGCTGCACGTGCTCGCCGTGGACGACAGCGATGCCAGCCGCAGCATCCTGCGGCGCTACATTGAATCATGGGGCATGGCGTGCGACGAGGCCGCCGGCGCCGAGCACGCCCTGGCCGACATGCGGGCAGCGGTCGCCGCCCGCAATCCGTACGATGTGGCGATTGTCGATCTGGTCATGGCCGGCGCCGACGGGTTCCGCTTCGCGCAGCGCGTGCGGGACGACGAGGCGCTGCGGCGCACGAAGTTGATCCTGCTGACGGCGTTCGATGAGCATGGTCTCGGCGAGCGCGCGCTGGGGATCGGTTTCGCCGCCTACCTGACCAAGCCGATCAAGCAGTCGTTCCTGTTCGACGCTATTGCGCGCGCCATGCACGAGCTGACCGGCAGCGCGAGCCGCGCGGGCGACGCCGCGACAGCGGCGACCCGCGCCGAGAGCACTGCGCCGGCCCGGTTTGCGCCCGGCACGGCCGTGCTGGTCGCCGAAGATCACCCGGTCAACCAGGAAGTGGCCGTACTGCAACTGCGGCACCTGGGTATCACCGCGCATGTCGTCGGAAACGGCCGCGAAGCCGTCGCCGGTGTGGCAAACCACACCTACGGGCTGGTGCTGATGGACTGCCAGATGCCGGACATGGACGGCTACGAAGCGGCGCGGGCGATTCGCCGGGCCGAGGCCGCCACCGGCGCGCACCTGCCGATCATCGCCATGACTGCACACGCCATGCAGGGCGACCGCGAATTGTGCCAGGCCGCCGGCATGGACGACTACATCGCCAAGCCCGTCACCCTGGAGAAGCTGCAAGCCGTGCTCTCGGTATGGTTGCCGGCCGCGACCGCGGCCAGGCCGGCAGCAGCGGGCGCCTCAGCCGCCGAGCCGGCGGGTGAGCTGCCCAGCGTGGATGTGAAAGTGATCGCGGACCTGAAAGAGATGTCTGCCGGCGATGCCTCATTCATCCGGCGGCTGATCACGGCGTATCTCGCGCAGACTGAAGAGTTACTGCCGGCGATTCGCCAGGCGATCGCGCGCGGCGACGCCGAAGCCTTGCGGCAGTCGGCGCACAAGCTGAAAGGCGGCAGCGCATCGCTCGGCGTCAAGGCGCTGGCGGCGCGCTGCCTCGAACTGGAGAATTTGGGCCGCGCCGGGCTGACCGACGGCGCAGGTGCACTGGCTGCCCAGGCCGCAACGGAGTACGCCCGCGCCAAGGCCGCGCTTGAACACGCCATGTCAGAGGAGTAG
- a CDS encoding response regulator: MSSATNRPSSLVLVVDDDAVSRIMLRRSLELYGYQVIEADDGEQCLSIVSQQMPDLIVLDGVMPRMDGFTVLSRLRAEDRTRAVPILMLTALQDVAYKVRGFELGADDFLNKPIDRVELVARVRALLRLKQYHDELEQKNVLLRQALSRYVVEDVANELLSHKQSNLYVSGQSSRVSVLFADIRGFPGYMPGHDAQAVIRLINTIFARLVPVVFAHRGTFNKTMSEAFAAFFGAPVPYPDDALRAVQSAVQMQSAFAALQDEQPELKSFSLGIGVYTGDAVVGYVGSDQAMDYTILGVPPNAARGLAEFAGSGQILLDQNTAGLLGSRAVIESAPPLVMQRKGEPGTVESVRLVSLPGDAAQAKS; encoded by the coding sequence ATGAGCTCAGCCACAAATCGCCCGTCATCGCTGGTGCTGGTGGTTGACGATGACGCCGTCAGCCGCATCATGCTGCGCCGCAGCCTGGAACTATACGGCTATCAGGTCATCGAAGCGGACGACGGCGAGCAGTGCCTGTCCATTGTATCGCAACAGATGCCGGACCTGATCGTGCTGGACGGCGTCATGCCGCGCATGGACGGCTTCACGGTGCTCAGCCGGCTGCGCGCCGAAGACCGCACCCGCGCCGTGCCGATCTTGATGTTGACAGCGCTCCAGGACGTAGCCTACAAGGTGCGTGGGTTCGAGCTGGGCGCCGACGACTTCCTGAACAAGCCGATCGATCGCGTGGAACTGGTTGCGCGCGTGCGCGCCCTACTGCGCCTGAAGCAGTACCATGACGAGCTTGAGCAGAAGAACGTGCTGCTGCGCCAGGCGCTTTCGCGCTATGTGGTCGAGGACGTGGCAAACGAGTTGCTGTCGCACAAGCAGTCAAACCTGTATGTCAGCGGACAGTCCAGCCGCGTCAGCGTGCTGTTTGCAGACATACGCGGTTTTCCCGGCTACATGCCCGGCCACGATGCGCAGGCGGTCATCCGCCTGATCAACACAATCTTCGCGCGGCTCGTGCCGGTCGTCTTCGCGCATCGCGGCACGTTCAACAAAACCATGAGCGAAGCGTTCGCCGCGTTCTTCGGCGCGCCGGTTCCCTACCCGGACGACGCCCTGCGCGCCGTGCAGAGCGCCGTGCAGATGCAGTCGGCGTTCGCGGCGCTGCAGGACGAGCAGCCCGAGCTAAAATCGTTCAGCCTCGGCATCGGCGTGTACACCGGCGACGCGGTCGTCGGCTACGTCGGCTCCGATCAGGCGATGGATTACACCATCCTGGGCGTCCCGCCTAATGCAGCCAGAGGGCTGGCCGAGTTTGCGGGCAGCGGGCAGATTCTGCTCGACCAGAATACGGCCGGACTGCTCGGCAGCCGGGCCGTGATCGAATCAGCCCCACCGCTGGTCATGCAGCGCAAGGGCGAGCCGGGAACCGTTGAGTCGGTCCGGTTGGTCTCCCTGCCCGGCGATGCGGCACAGGCCAAATCATGA